A window of Macrotis lagotis isolate mMagLag1 chromosome 1, bilby.v1.9.chrom.fasta, whole genome shotgun sequence genomic DNA:
TTTGTGAACTAAGAGATCATAGTAAGTTCAGAGAGAGAGGCTCCAGGGCAATGGTGACTTGGAATCCAGATTGCAATAGTTGATTAAGAAAACTCAAATCCCCCTGTCTTCAGGGAGCCTTCTCGGTCCCATCTTTTAAGCCCTGCCCCTCCCAAGTACCTTCCCTCAGAAAGGATCTCAAATTTGCCCTGtatacatctttttttgttttttttggtaaggcagtggggttaagtggcttgcccaaggccacacagctaggtaattattaagtgtctgagaccggatttgaacccaggtactcctgactccagggccggtgctctatccactgcaccacctagccacgccccccccccccaagacatcttgagggcagggattgtcttctacctatttttgtatccccagcacttagcaccaTAGTTGATACAtaggaaatgcttaataaatgtttattgactgtatTTGTCAAAATGAATTGTTGACTTGAAATTTGTAAATgatccattcattcaataaagCAACGAATAGTCTAAAGTCCTGTATTAGGTGCTGGAAATATGGAGATGACAATGATAAGCTGTTAAGGGGATTTCAATGATCAAAAGCAATTTAGTAAAACTTCTACTCGGCAATGGAAGCAGCTTGGGCCACcatagtggatggagtgctgggcctggagtcaggaagactcctctttctgagtccaaatctgccctcagatacttgctagctgtgactctgggtaagtcacttaaccctgtttatctcagtttcctcatctgtaaaatgaattgaagaaggaaatggaaaaccactccagtatctcttccaagaaaccccaagtggggtcatgacaagttaaacacaattgaaaaatgactgaacaacgaACAACTACTCAGTAGCAATTACAAGAAAAAGCATGCCATTGCCATTTGTAATGAATTGGCACTAATGTTATTAATACTAAGTCTGATTCTTATGTAATCTTGGGAAAGTAATTGAGCTTCCTCAGGCCTAATTTCCCTTGCTTCAAAATGAAGAGTTCGAGAAAAAAAAGTTCTGGACATGGTGGCAGAAGACTTGGGGCCTAACATGAGCTCTGCTACTTACTGCTGATAAGTCTTAAGTAATAAAGCTTATTACTGATAAGTCACTTCCTAACCCTGTCACCTGGGGCACTGGTCATAAGGTGTACCCGGGCCAACAGCAGGAAGGGGGCCAAATTTGGTTGTAAAGGAATGGAAATAGCTCAGACTTCAGAACACAGGCATGAATTTGGAGACAAAGACCCCAGGACACAGTTCCCATGGGACAGAGAACTCAGGACTCCCTGGGGGAAGCCGCTGATGCAGGAGGAAGTAGCATGGGAAGCTCATCTTGGTAATACCACTGTTGGAAGGATTTGGAGTCTCGGAGAGCATCCAGTagtttcctatttttataaagaattatttttagtaCGTACTAGATTCTATTGTTTCTGCGTGCCAAAGTAGTGATTTCAGCACCCTGCCCAGAAACAAAGCCTCAGCTGACCCATTCTAGTTACAACTCTATTCCTTCCctagaattacttttttttgcaaggcagtgggattaagtgacttgcccaaggtcacacagctaggtaatcattaagtgtctgaggtcaaatttgaactcaggtcctcctgcctccagggtcagtgttttatccactataccacttagctgcccctctagaattatttctttaaaataaagaaggtGAACTATATGAGTCCTAAAGTGTCTTctaacttttccttttcctttgatcctaTCAATAAGATTCATTTGGCTTAATTCATCTTGAATTCTGTATTCTGTATGAGTAGAGCAAGAGAGTTAGAAAAGGGaggacagggggtggctaggtggtgcagtggataaagtatcggccctggagtcaggaggacctgggttcaaatcataattacttagctgtgtggccttgagccacttaactccatttgctttgcaaaaatataaaaaaaatggggggaagTGAGGGGGTTGGGGGGAGTTAGGAGCGGACTCCCTAAGGAACATTATTAGGCAGCAATTCCTGAAACTTCCCCCAGAAACTCAGGGTTGTTCTACTCCTTCTTCATTTGGTTTCTCCTTAGGTGATATACATGGCCCGGAACCCAAAGGATGTCCTGGTTTCCTACTATCATTTCCACAAGTTTGCCACTTTTCTGCCAAAAGCCACCTCCTTTGAAGACTTCTTTGAGCAGTTCCTGGAGGGCAAAGGTTATTATCTGGAAACTTGGGGTGGTGTGGACAGAACTGATAAGGAGGAAAACCTAGCTGGGCTGTGAAATCCATTTTAAAAGCAGTTCCATTTCTTATGTCAAGTTAatctgtttaattttaattttcaatttcagattctcttctttccctaccccttgagaaagcaagaaatatgataGCCATTAGACAAGAAATATGATGTCCTTTATagatatgaagtcatgcaaaaattatttccaattgTCTGGTCTAATAGCTAATCTCACTaatcagagctgtccaaaaggAAAATGGGATTGTTCTGGTATTGAGGACTTCATCCTCCCAGTGGAAGCAAATTCTCCATCACTAGAAGACATCAAGCAGAGCCTTGATTTAGAAAGGTCTCCTCATTCTATTCTAGGACCCTGTGAGAACTCTcctctctgagattctgtgatttcttCAGTGGCAAGATTAACTTTCTGGTTGGGAGGGGTGTTTAAGACTGTGAATCGAGGGAGATAGAGTTGTTTTGTGATAGATTCCTTGGTCAAGGGATTCCCGCTCCTTCCCAAGGCACCCATGACATCGATGGTACGGGAGCAGCATAATGgttggaaggggagagggagggaggattcCAAGCTACTTCCAACTCTGCCCTTCCTTATGTGGCCTGTTTGACATAGGGGAAGATGGCAGACTTTGGTCTAAGAGGATGgtatcaaaatcaaatagaaatggggccaCCAAACCACGCATAAGGATCCTTATCCATATTGATGCAGTTTCAAAATATAATGTGTTCTGTGTTTTGTTCTTAtctgttttattaaaaaatttttcaatagATTTAAATCTGTTCAGACTACACTGGGAGTGCTATACACCATGTGATAAACCTCTGGTCTAAGATAACATTAGTGGgccaatcaaatgagataagactGAGGGACGTGAGCAAAGCCACAGATAAAATCACCAAAGGGCATGAAGAAACCCGTCTTGTTCACTATCCCTTCTAGAGATCACCATTCAGAGGGGACCTCAGTAGTTCTCTGGTTGGCACATTTCAGAGAAGGTggcagctgggtgaccttggacaaaccacttactCTCTGTTtaccacagttttctcatctgtaaatgggagataccttttttttttttaggtttttgcaaggcaaatggggttaagtggcttgctcaaggtcacacagctaggtaattattaagtgtctgagaccggatttgaacccaggtactcctgactccaaggccagtgctttatccactgcaccacctagccgccccctggggGATACCTTTTAAGGCTGCTGttgggattaaatgagataatttttgtaaaacagTTGGCATAGTTCTTGCCACATATAAACTTTCTTCTGCTCTCtgctattcattttatagatgagacccagtggttaagtgatttcccctaGGTCACAGATGGCAAATAACATGGATTCTGCCTTATGTCCTTCTGACATCAGAGTCAGGGTAATTTCCCAGCCGGCTCCTTCCATCTTATCTCATTATCAACAAATCTGGCAGACCCCAACAGTGCCAAGCCACTAGGAAGTTTTCTAAGGTTGTGGGGCTTGGGTTGGGAGCCTGCTCTTgaccttctctcccttctctcttccagtGTGTTTTGGTTCCTGGTTTAACCATATAAAGGAGTGGCTAAGTGTCCAGCAAGAACtcgatttctttctcatcacttaTGAAGACCTGTCCCAGGTAGACCAGCATTTCTGCATCGTCTTTCTCTTTGCTTAACCCCTTAGTGCTGGATCCCATCACCCCTTCATCCACATATGCTCAGGGGCTGAGGCTAATCCTGGCTTTGGTGATGCCACAGTTAGAGATGAGAGATGCCCAAGGTACCTGACTTTGGACCTTCAGCTTTTCCTTGAGTGAGAGCCATCCATGCTAGCCCACCAACTCCTCCAGGATCTTCCCAGATCCTCAGAACTTCTAGAGAAACAAGTGGTTCTGGGATGCCAGAGAATAAAGTTAACAGGATCATGTACCCATAGACATGCCCGCACACTGAGAGATATGCACACATAATCACATGTACACATTGTCCCAAACACAGGTAAACACAAACATAGAAAGTATTGAAAGCACACAACTTTCaaacgcacacacatacacatgcaatAATATACACGTCACATCCTTAAAACATACTTCTCCCTACACATTCTAACAAACTCGATCCACATAATCCCAAAAGCATACACATTGGTACAAACACAGAGACCCCTATACTTACATATTTCACaagcacacactcacacacataagCATCATTCACACTTAGACACAGACTCATAAACACGCATCGGCACGCTCACACATCCACTCCCCCAGTCTCCAGCCCTGGTCCCTGTTCTCCAAGCCTGCCTCCAGCTTCCCCCCAGCCTGctttctccccactcccctccTCAGGAGCTGCCTctctggggggaggaggggaggttaAGGTGCCATGATGCCCCAGCCTCATCCCAAACTCTATTTCCAAGGAACCACGCCGGGCTATCCAGAACCTAGCCAACTTCCTGGGCCAGCAGCTGGAACCCAAAGACCTTGAAAGTATCGTGCATTATTGCAGTTTTTCTTTCATGAGTCAAAATGATCAGCTCAACTATAGCATTGTCCCTTCAGAGATATTTGACCACAGCGTGGGAAAGTTTATGAGGAAAGGTAAGGAAGTGTGTGTCCACCTGCCTCGGGAGCTCCTATAGGGCTTCCCCTGGTGAAGGGGGGGCTCATCCCAGTTTTTCACTCAGagtccttttctccctttagGTGTAACAGAAGACTGGAGGAAATACTTCTCCCCTGAGCAGAATACCAAGTTCAATAATATCTACCTGGGGGAGATGGGTGATGTCACTGTTAAATTCCCCTGGTCTCTGGACTGACCAGGATAACAAAAAACCAGACCCTTTCTCTCATTGTCAGGTTGATTATTCTAGTGATGCTTCACCTCTACTCCACCCCCTACACGTACCCCTACAATGGTAAGCTAGAGACTATCAAGAAGAGGGCAAACCAGATGGGCACACGTTCTCGTGTAGAGGGCAAAGTAACCCAGGACAGCCTGCTGCTAGTTCAGGATTCAATCTGGAACGAAATGAGACACTCCGAGGTTACACAATAGTTAACAAAAGGAAGGGCAGTTACTTAACCAGAGAAGGCAATTCTTCAAGGAAGAAAAGGTTTACTTCTGCATAGAgtactggatctagagtcagaaagacctgagtcaaAGCTAgcctcaaaaaaatagaaaataaattaaaaaaaaccttactcTCAGAGCTATCCTCAAACACcccttagttgtgtgaccctagacaagtcacttaactcttgtctatctcagtttcctcagttataaaatgagcaTGATAATACCTcctagggtttttgtgaggaccaaatgaaacaGATATTTGTTGAGAGTTTAAGGCACATAGAGGTGTACTATCTTCTTCCAGTATATTAGCCTATTTCTTGTTCCTCATGCACAATACTTCAAGATTTCACATTAACTTTCCCTAGCGGCACTAGGCTGAGTCACTGGAAGGATGGTGTTTGGGACTGGGGGaagtttcaggggaaaagataactgagttctgttttggacttaTTGAGTTTAAGTGTACTATCCTAGATTGAGGTTGGATAGATTTGAGAATGCTCAGTGTAGAGGCGGTAGCTGGTAAGACCCCCAGATGGAAGagtatagaaagagaagagaagagggtctgGGACAGAACTAGGTGGGATACCGGTGATTAGAGGAGAGGTCAGCTAGGAAAGAGGGGGTGTCCAGAAAACCCAGACAGAAAAGAACGATCAATAATCTTAACAATTGCAAAGAATCAAGAGGAAGGTCATTGGATTGAGCAACTAATAcatcactggtaactttgaagAGGGCAATTTCGGTGGAATGACAAGGTCAGGAGCTAAATTCTAAGAGgctaagaaaaaagtaaaagaagaggaAGTGGGGACACCTAATATAGATGGCAGAGGATTTTAGATATAAAGAGCAGAAGAGAAGTAGAACATAGCAGGGTGGAAAGATCATGTAAGGATTTTCTTAAGGAACTGGTCGTGGCTACATCCATATTTATCAAATTGCTCTCCTTGATCAGGATCCTTTATATACATCTTTATCTCTGTATTTCTAGCTCTTATCACAGAACCTCCCATAACAGATGCTCATGAAATGcttgtaaaattaaattaaacaagcCAAGCATATAATATACTCATGACACAGGCTCCTGACTTGGAATTGAATAGGGGGCTGAACAATCCAGACCCAGTTTTCAATATAGGCTGCATAATATCTCAGGATGCCTCAATGATGAGCATAGCCCAAGTCACCACTGACAACCCTCCCCTTTCCAGAAGAGTATTGAGTGGCAGGTACATTGCAGATGAAATGAGAGCTTATCACCTACCTGGACTGAAGTCTCTACTAATCTTCTCTAACCCATAAGGGCAAATTCGCTGCCCTTGTGGCATCCTCTTTCCTATACCAACCCCCTCAAATATCAAATGTCATAATGAAGAACATCTAATCCATATTCTGGGAGAATAGGGAATGTCATGCAAACACTAAATGTTGATCACAATAAAGAAATGTATACCTGAAACCAATCCACATGTGAATCTGTCAAAGTCAGTTTGAGTGTCAAAATCTATACAATGGTAAGAGCTCTGTTTCCTCATGcattttctccccacccccaccccccaaatccTTCTGCTTGGCTGagactcccttctctccttttgttTTAATGATCAAATGTTGTCCCCAGGTCCATTAAATGTTCATctgttaattcatttaatatggatggaagagaaaaaaaaaaggaaaaattccctTATACCACTGCAGTGGCTGGTTATGTTGGCATGAGAGCATGTTCATTATCCATTTTCTCTGCTTAAAGTTCAGTGGGAACAGAACAGTGGGAGATGCTGCTGATGGCACAGAGGTTCAGCTCTGATGAGTGTCATTTGCCACTGGCCCATTTTGGGAATGGGATGATTGAGAAAGCTTAGCAGCATGAGCCACCACAGAGAAGAGCTGGTGTGAGTGGGGTGAAGGGAGGGAATCAATAAACCAAATTCCATTAATGCTTTAAGCTGGGGCCTCTAATGGAGCTCCTGGGTGGGAGCTTGATGCTGAGAAGGTGGTGTGGGAGTGGAAATTTGCAGATGGAAACTCAAGCAGTTCTCTCACCTTTGTTATTTCTAAGCTGATGCTTTCTACCAAAATGGAATAATAGCAGCGACACAGAATTTGGTGATCTCCCTTTCTAGGTAAGGCAGTTCCATATTTCCATTGTCATTCTTTCttgtcatcttggtcaatctgagcATGTTTGGTGAGTGCCTGGGTAAGGACTGGAGACTTTGGGGGCCATGCCGTTGGGGAGTTCAGGAGTTAGAAAGGACACTTAGAAAAACAGGACAATAGCTAAACATGTACAAATAATTTGGGAAGAACTCccaggataggggcagctaggtggc
This region includes:
- the LOC141497989 gene encoding sulfotransferase 1C4-like isoform X1, producing MDRIKIIEVLEGISYPGHLHTQDSLKAVTNFQFQDTDILLVTFPKSGTTWMQQILSLLYNKEDLQHIQNIPTWVRVPWIEQIYFFEYLAQRKTSKPRFFTTHLLPKFMIHNLKNSKARVIYMARNPKDVLVSYYHFHKFATFLPKATSFEDFFEQFLEGKVCFGSWFNHIKEWLSVQQELDFFLITYEDLSQEPRRAIQNLANFLGQQLEPKDLESIVHYCSFSFMSQNDQLNYSIVPSEIFDHSVGKFMRKGVTEDWRKYFSPEQNTKFNNIYLGEMGDVTVKFPWSLD
- the LOC141497989 gene encoding sulfotransferase 1C4-like isoform X2 → MDRIKIIEVLEGISYPGHLHTQDSLKAVTNFQFQDTDILLVTFPKSGTTWMQQILSLLYNKEDLQHIQNIPTWVRVPWIEQIYFFEYLAQRKTSKPRFFTTHLLPKFMIHNLKNSKARVIYMARNPKDVLVSYYHFHKFATFLPKATSFEDFFEQFLEGKVCFGSWFNHIKEWLSVQQELDFFLITYEDLSQEPRRAIQNLANFLGQQLEPKDLESIVHYCSFSFMSQNDQLNYSIVPSEIFDHSVGKFMRKESFSPFRCNRRLEEILLP